The genomic stretch AGTAAATTAGAAGCCATTTTTAAGGAAAATGAAGATGAAATGTAAAATAAGATTATAAACTAATCAATGGGGGTAACATGTATCAACCCATGTTCTTGAAATGCTTAATTTTTCATCTTAATTTTGATAAAATGGGCTATTAATTAATAGGCAGCTATCTTTAGGAGAAAAGAGTGGAAAAACTTAACAGAGTAGATAAAGTTGGCAAAGTTGCTATTGAGGAGTCTATAAGAAACCTGCTTTTAAAGCGTGAAGATATTTCTTTTGCCTATCTTCATGGTTCTTTTGTTAAAGAAGATTACTTTCACGATATAGACATAGCAGTTTATCTGGAAAAGGTGCCAGATTCTATCTTAGAGTATGAGCTTCAATTAGAAGCAGAGTTAGCTCTATCTATTGGTAAATATATATTTGACGTAAGGGTTTTAAATAGTGCGCCGCTTTCTTTCAAATACAATGTAATAAAAAATGGCGTTATCCTTTTGGCAAAAGATGATGATAAAAGATGTGATTTTCAAGAAACAACTATCACTAATTACTGTGATTTTTTGCCATATAGAAAAGCGTATATGAAGGAAAATATTGGCATTGAAATTTGATCGGGACAAAGTAAATAAGATAATCTCAGAGATCTTGCTCTCTCTTGGGCTACTTGAGGATC from Thermodesulfobium sp. 4217-1 encodes the following:
- a CDS encoding nucleotidyltransferase domain-containing protein; this translates as MEKLNRVDKVGKVAIEESIRNLLLKREDISFAYLHGSFVKEDYFHDIDIAVYLEKVPDSILEYELQLEAELALSIGKYIFDVRVLNSAPLSFKYNVIKNGVILLAKDDDKRCDFQETTITNYCDFLPYRKAYMKENIGIEI